The following coding sequences lie in one Pararge aegeria chromosome 25, ilParAegt1.1, whole genome shotgun sequence genomic window:
- the LOC120634819 gene encoding transmembrane channel-like protein 7, giving the protein MSGGNSKNKARSKRHEGWEEAGGEFYQELYPGGEQELFENLQRADAAKLATLLPSKQARNTTTVKRVRSQNERRQSTYARTTQSRDIHLSMLPDLSENLSNEERTWEEIMQIKAMPVPMNQKRDIKARLQNATKLRLQGLEQLQWRQRKVWHRFSIRFTEIVGKLELWQSSLREIEGKFGTGVVSYFLFLRWLLFLNFAISSFVIVFLILPTVLLVEVEYECDDYAENSTICCSQAYLRRNLTEFNVVLSFIQGTGWMERTILFYGVYSDQLYTYFIKSLWDTEIFYNMPLSYILVPISWALFSLIAIVKTAAKGFKERLVESEGQFYMYCNLVFGGWDFCIQNDKSAKIKHKALYNEIKGCLEEERFKEEKQLRTRESQILMHLKRLLVHILVFAILIASGILIYVIFNYSMDKLNEEQNTHINNDFVNVTEKSPLRQYNETSYSFGQLQNTLLEFLPFITIVVLNIIVPEIFSYMIKFETYMPANTILISLLRTVLLRLSSLAVLLSQIYIQITDPDRIKCASFYEEFRLECWETYVGQQLYKLILTDFALQIVMTFIINLPRAFIARHTHSRCLKVIGTQDFYLPKHVLDIVYIQTIIWMGSFFCPFLPIIGTIFCFLIFYIKKFTCLTNCTPSPIVYKASKSKSLFMSVLLLGFVISIIPVAYSVAEITPSWNCGPFRGFDTVWEYVVETFDGFPYFVREIVFLLGTSTFAVPAFAVLLFFLYYYWAVAAANRHMVEVLKNQLVLEGHDKQFLLNRLSAFIRQHQKRCERRNRASFADDNSSVQHSSR; this is encoded by the exons ATGTCAGGAGGTAATTCCAAGAACAAGGCACGTTCGAAGCGGCACGAGGGATGGGAGGAGGCTGGGGGGGAGTTCTACCAAGAGCTCTACCCTGGGGGGGAACAGGAACTGTTCGAGAACCTGCAGAGAGCTGACGCGGCCAAACTGGCGACGCTGCTGCCGTCGAAGCAAGCCAGGAACA CGACCACGGTGAAGCGAGTCAGGTCCCAGAATGAGCGGAGGCAGTCCACGTATGCGCGTACGACTCAGAGCCGAGACATACACCTCTCCATGCTACCGGATCTATCAG aaAACTTGTCCAACGAGGAGAGGACCTGGGAAGAGATAATGCAGATCAAAGCGATGCCTGTTCCAATGAATCAGAAACGAGACATCAAAGCGAGACTGCAg AACGCAACGAAACTCCGTCTGCAAGGCCTGGAACAGTTGCAGTGGCGGCAACGGAAAGTGTGGCATCGGTTTAGCATACGGTTCACAGAAATCGTCGGCAAACTAGAACTATGGCAGTCCTCCTTAAGAGAAATCGAGGGGAAATTCGGTACCGGCGTAGTATCTTATTTTCTCTTCCTGAGATGGCTCCTATTCCTAAATTTTGCCATATCATCTTTTGTGATAGTGTTTCTAATTCTACCCACAGTTTTGCTCGTCGAAGTTGAATACGAATGTGACGATTATGCGGAAAATTCCACAATATGCTGCTCCCAAGCGTATTTAAGGAGGAATCTTACGGAATTTAATGTCGTCCTATCGTTTATCCAGGGCACTGGTTGGATGGAGCGAACAATTTTATTCTACGGGGTTTACAGTGATCAATTGTatacgtattttattaaatccttATGGGACACTGAGATATTTTATAACATGCCACTGTCTTATATCCTAGTGCCAATTTCTTGGGCTCTATTCTCTCTGATCGCCATAGTTAAAACTGCGGCCAAAGGTTTCAAGGAGCGATTGGTGGAGAGCGAGGGACAGTTTTATATGTATTGTAACCTCGTGTTTGGTGGGTGGGATTTTTGTATACAGAACGATAAATCGGCGAAAATAAAGCACAAAGCCTTGTACAACGAAATCAAAGGTTGCTTAGAAGAAGAGAGGTTTAAGGAGGAAAAGCAATTGAGGACCAGAGAGAGTCAAATTTTGATGCATCTAAAACGCCTGCTGGTACACATTCTGGTATTCGCGATCTTGATAGCTTCCGGAATACTCATTTACGTTATATTCAACTATTCAATGGACAAACTAAATGAAGAACAAAACACCCACATAAATAACGATTTCGTTAACGTCACGGAAAAATCGCCTTTAAGACAGTACAACGAGACTTCATATTCGTTTGGACAGTTGCAGAATACTCTGCTGGAGTTCCTACCGTTTATAACGATAGTTGTATTGAATATTATAGTACCAGAGATTTTTAGTTATATGATAAAATTTGAGACTTACATGCCAGCTAATACAATTCTAATATCTTTATTGCGTACCGTGCTACTAAGACTTTCCTCCTTAGCGGTACTCCTTAGCcaaatttacatacaaataacaGATCCGGACAGAATTAAATGCGCCAGCTTTTACGAGGAGTTCAGACTCGAATGTTGGGAGACCTATGTCGGGCAGCAACTATACAAGTTAATTCTGACAGATTTTGCATTACAAATCGTCATGACCTTCATTATAAACCTTCCAAGGGCGTTCATAGCAAGACACACGCATAGTAGATGCCTAAAAGTGATTGGCACTCAAGATTTCTATCTCCCGAAACATGTTTTAGACATAGTTTATATACAGACCATCATATGGATGGGGTCTTTCTTCTGCCCATTTCTGCCTATAATTGGTACTATTTTCTGCTTCTTGATATTCTACATCAAGAAGTTTACTTGTTTAACTAATTGCACACCCTCTCCAATAGTGTACAAAGCGTCGAAATCTAAATCGCTGTTCATGTCTGTTTTGCTCCTTGGCTTTGTTATATCTATAATTCCGGTGGCATACTCTGTGGCGGAGATCACGCCATCTTGGAATTGCGGCCCGTTCCGAGGTTTCGATACAGTATGGGAATATGTTGTGGAAACTTTTGATGGGTTCCCATATTTCGTGCGCGAGATCGTCTTCTTGCTAGGTACGTCTACATTCGCGGTGCCAGCGTTCGCGGTCTTGCTATTTTTTCTGTATTACTATTGGGCGGTTGCAGCGGCCAATCGACATATGGTGGAGGTTTTGAAGAACCAGTTGGTACTAGAGGGTCACGATAAACAGTTTCTGTTGAATAGACTGAGCGCGTTCATAAGGcagcatcaaaaacgttgcgaGAGAAGGAATAGGGCCAGCTTTGCCGACGACAATTCCTCTGTACAGCATAGTTCGAGATAG